One Halovivax ruber XH-70 genomic region harbors:
- a CDS encoding DUF7342 family protein: MADGDTSGGPPAFEDAFGGDDVEQRVYGTILQTRNPTAANEIAEGADCDPKTARKYLRWFTELGIVTRHDGRPVTYERNDTYFEWRRIDRLATDHSVDALQQRVRELTARIDAYEDVYDASTPAAVDAVAAAEASDDRTIDDVYSDLGDWKTAREERRRHERARQQRSGAGTGRVSG; this comes from the coding sequence ATGGCCGACGGCGACACATCGGGTGGTCCACCCGCCTTCGAGGACGCGTTCGGCGGCGACGACGTCGAACAGCGCGTGTACGGGACAATCCTCCAGACCCGCAATCCGACGGCAGCGAACGAAATCGCCGAAGGGGCCGACTGCGATCCGAAAACTGCTCGGAAGTACCTGCGCTGGTTCACCGAGCTCGGAATCGTCACTCGACACGATGGACGGCCGGTCACATACGAGCGCAACGACACCTACTTCGAGTGGCGACGAATCGATCGGCTCGCAACCGATCACTCCGTCGACGCCCTGCAGCAACGCGTCCGGGAATTGACGGCGCGAATCGACGCGTACGAGGACGTCTACGACGCGTCGACCCCGGCCGCCGTCGACGCTGTCGCGGCTGCGGAGGCGAGCGATGACCGGACGATCGACGACGTGTACAGCGATCTGGGCGACTGGAAGACCGCACGCGAGGAGCGACGGCGCCACGAACGCGCTCGCCAGCAACGAAGCGGTGCCGGGACCGGACGGGTATCCGGCTAG
- a CDS encoding M20 family metallopeptidase, giving the protein MTLVELTRELTAIPSHEDATAAGDFLEDWLRTETDASVTRDAAGNVLARRGDPDGRALALVGHHDVVPPDASQVAESGADDRETVDRDASEDGGGANGRGADEYVVTERDGRLYGRGTADMKGAVAAMALAFRDADVAAEEDRANGRGELVFASFVGEEIGGEGVRHAIDEGFAPDVAVVGEGSTNYSRSGVTDVAVAHKGRRASTITAHGEAAHASEPEAGTNAIYRASEAVDVVRELSAPEVTIAGESLSGSVVVTEIDGGSAWNIVPDRCTITVDERTVPGERAPLDRVEAIEGVEWAVDQDLPPMACEDDAFADTVLDAARQVHEQRGESEPTHVTKPHATDAGWLADRAGTECVIVGPAEPGEAHTADESVSIDVLERCRAVYRATVEAWVA; this is encoded by the coding sequence ATGACCCTCGTCGAATTGACCCGTGAACTCACCGCGATCCCGAGCCACGAGGACGCGACCGCCGCCGGTGACTTCCTCGAAGACTGGCTCCGAACGGAAACCGATGCGTCGGTGACGCGCGACGCCGCTGGCAACGTCCTCGCCCGTCGCGGCGATCCCGACGGGAGGGCGCTCGCCCTCGTCGGCCACCACGACGTCGTCCCGCCGGACGCGTCACAGGTCGCGGAGAGCGGGGCTGACGATCGCGAAACGGTCGATCGAGACGCCAGCGAGGACGGTGGGGGCGCGAACGGCCGCGGCGCAGACGAGTACGTCGTCACGGAACGCGACGGCCGGCTCTACGGCCGCGGGACGGCGGACATGAAGGGTGCCGTCGCCGCAATGGCACTGGCGTTTCGGGACGCAGACGTGGCGGCGGAGGAGGACCGAGCGAACGGCCGCGGCGAACTCGTCTTCGCGAGTTTCGTCGGCGAAGAGATCGGCGGCGAGGGCGTCCGCCACGCCATCGACGAGGGGTTCGCCCCGGACGTCGCCGTCGTCGGCGAGGGATCGACGAACTACTCGCGATCGGGCGTGACGGACGTCGCCGTTGCACACAAGGGCCGCCGGGCGAGCACGATTACCGCCCACGGCGAGGCGGCCCACGCGAGCGAACCGGAGGCGGGGACGAACGCGATCTACCGGGCGAGCGAGGCGGTCGACGTCGTCCGTGAGCTGTCGGCCCCCGAGGTGACGATTGCGGGTGAGTCGCTGTCGGGCAGCGTCGTCGTCACGGAGATCGACGGCGGGTCGGCCTGGAACATCGTGCCGGACCGGTGTACGATCACCGTCGACGAGCGCACCGTGCCCGGCGAACGGGCGCCGCTCGACCGCGTCGAGGCGATCGAGGGCGTCGAGTGGGCCGTCGACCAGGACCTGCCGCCGATGGCTTGCGAGGACGACGCGTTCGCCGACACCGTACTCGACGCCGCCCGCCAGGTCCACGAGCAGCGTGGTGAGTCGGAACCGACCCACGTCACGAAACCCCACGCGACCGACGCGGGCTGGCTCGCCGACCGCGCCGGAACCGAGTGCGTGATCGTCGGTCCGGCCGAACCCGGAGAGGCCCACACCGCAGACGAGAGCGTCTCGATCGACGTCCTGGAACGGTGTCGGGCGGTGTACCGGGCGACGGTGGAGGCGTGGGTCGCGTAG
- a CDS encoding globin-coupled sensor protein, with protein MQPQQMFGHGGLNDALDVDELVCRIGLDYEEIAWRKEFIGFDEADERRLADLEPLLRANAAVIADDFYENVLEYEETRAIVDRSPKGVEALKRTQQAYLVSLATGDYDRSYFENRTRIGKLHELLDMPLKHYVGQYGVYYDLILSRMNERVQAQVVDAIEAWAAEREAEQDVGGLGRFVGALGLGGEDADGDDGLEESFERAVRDAIDDGMMDVLSLLRIINLDMQIATDTYVDSYAQRLEESIERRERLAAEVETDVQTPLGELSDASEDVAERAETISDHTESQAAAIGQAARELDEVSAAVEEVAGVADEVGTESDRTERLAADGVEAADDAVAELAAIEDATDRVAEAVEGLAARTDEIDEIVDRLDDLANRTTVLAANAKIESSRSGDQTNETMDIIASEVRSFAEQTKADLGAIEDAVEAVREEASATIATTEETVARVDTGTDRVRETVDSLEKIHEAAESTAAGMEDVASAADQQARGVERAAETLAELSGSADEVASAAESVAAASQQQTASLREMRTSVARLTDEPPETAPPVYERVD; from the coding sequence ATGCAACCGCAGCAGATGTTCGGGCACGGTGGACTAAACGACGCTCTCGATGTCGACGAACTCGTCTGCCGGATCGGGCTCGACTACGAGGAGATCGCGTGGCGCAAGGAGTTCATCGGGTTCGACGAGGCCGACGAGCGCCGACTGGCCGACCTCGAACCGCTCTTGCGGGCCAATGCGGCGGTCATCGCCGACGACTTCTACGAGAACGTCCTCGAGTACGAGGAGACCCGGGCGATCGTCGACCGCTCGCCAAAAGGAGTCGAGGCGCTCAAACGGACCCAGCAGGCCTACCTCGTCTCGCTCGCGACCGGCGACTACGACCGGTCGTACTTCGAGAACCGGACCCGGATCGGCAAACTGCACGAACTACTCGATATGCCCCTGAAACACTACGTGGGGCAGTACGGCGTCTACTACGATCTCATCCTGTCGCGGATGAACGAGCGCGTCCAGGCGCAAGTCGTCGATGCCATCGAGGCGTGGGCCGCCGAGCGCGAGGCCGAACAGGACGTGGGCGGCCTCGGCCGGTTCGTCGGCGCGCTGGGGCTCGGCGGCGAGGACGCGGACGGCGACGACGGCCTCGAGGAGTCGTTCGAGCGGGCCGTCAGGGACGCCATCGACGACGGCATGATGGACGTCCTCTCGCTGTTGCGGATCATCAACCTCGATATGCAGATCGCGACCGACACGTACGTCGACTCCTACGCACAGCGGCTCGAGGAGTCGATCGAGCGGCGCGAGCGACTCGCCGCCGAGGTCGAAACGGACGTCCAGACGCCGCTCGGGGAGCTGTCCGACGCCAGCGAAGACGTCGCGGAACGCGCCGAAACGATCAGCGACCACACAGAATCCCAGGCTGCGGCAATCGGACAGGCCGCACGCGAACTCGACGAGGTCAGCGCCGCCGTCGAGGAGGTTGCTGGCGTCGCGGACGAGGTCGGTACGGAGAGCGACCGAACCGAGCGCCTCGCGGCCGACGGCGTCGAGGCGGCCGACGACGCGGTGGCCGAACTCGCGGCCATCGAGGACGCGACCGACCGCGTCGCCGAGGCGGTCGAGGGGCTCGCGGCCCGGACCGACGAAATCGACGAAATCGTCGATCGGCTCGACGACCTCGCCAATCGCACGACGGTGCTGGCGGCGAACGCCAAGATCGAGTCCTCCCGGTCGGGCGATCAGACGAACGAGACCATGGACATCATCGCGTCGGAAGTGCGGTCGTTCGCCGAGCAGACGAAAGCCGATCTGGGAGCGATCGAAGACGCCGTCGAAGCGGTTCGCGAGGAGGCGTCGGCGACGATCGCGACGACCGAAGAAACCGTCGCTCGCGTCGACACCGGCACCGATCGCGTCCGAGAGACGGTCGACTCGCTCGAGAAGATCCACGAGGCGGCCGAATCGACGGCCGCGGGCATGGAAGACGTCGCCAGCGCGGCCGACCAGCAGGCCCGCGGGGTCGAGCGGGCGGCAGAGACACTCGCCGAGCTCTCGGGGTCGGCCGACGAGGTCGCGAGCGCCGCGGAATCGGTCGCGGCGGCCAGTCAGCAACAGACCGCCAGCCTGCGCGAGATGCGGACGTCGGTCGCCCGGCTCACCGACGAGCCACCAGAGACAGCGCCGCCGGTCTACGAGCGGGTGGACTGA
- a CDS encoding ATP-binding protein: MTAYGVADLVVLALDSTGAVDERADGSATTVELSETIAFGESLADRVQLLAALSSLTRSGLVEESVDDADRTRYRLTDAGHDRVAELRTELADERVTVFDGTDTIECDLCDVPETVDISVAEALVRRSPSGELLLEAAFDDVVDRVETFDRLTAAFESLTTTNPADSIETDAGQPPSNTTQTVVVTGDAGVGKTTVVEAFVERVRERCADVFVGRSRPGGDAPFEPIEAALDAGDATTPAFDVDTVLETPDAETYRAHRTRLYADVATWLETRAADGPVVLVVEDLQWADSATLDLLAHLHSLLASAPVLLLCTYRGDGVDDVDPLGERVGADADGPTVLPLSPFDRETTATLVEHELGQRGVPAAFTDAVYTVTGGNPLFVVETVAAALEDGSLDPRVDRYPTDTDTLSAPDVVETTIRRRFDRLDDETRELVDVGALVDEPITVETLGALCALSPTRLRDRVDLLVDAGIWRETDGGYRFRSDVLRSGARSALDADRRRDRHREIATLLAADDDPNHARIATHFDRADEAAAALEQYQLAAADAEATYAHDVAAAHYERALSIARDLDRDDDALALLESLGDSYYTRGEFDAADRYFRYVREATDEPDRIRRSYYYQARMHFEQSEYEQTKTFARRGLDVGGDEVTEAVCWLVDYLGSAHMKCGEHEAAVEQFERQRTLAESIDFALSLGRSHQNLANVSRRTGAIEEAVEYGERAVSLLETASADRELARCLNDVALVYRSAGRTDAYVETLERCHDVAEETGNVRARILAKHNLGVAAQSRGDWEDARSYYEDVIDLGERAGDADTVATALWNLGAMDLSVGDAPGAIDGFERALSLVDESEAVEQRTHFHTHLSRAYQLADDVDAARWHVAMGLRLAAEHDLSHLRGASAINAAALERAQGAVDPALEHLQSATSILGSIEDVRTETSLLDQFARTHLAADEPGTAIEYARRAHDVAPEGNRQETIAVEVTLGAALRATGQRAAARDRLETALADASGLSALAEIRARRELARLERDEGNTGHAREHYETGIELAASAGMTLYETQLSDEVAVLDADVAVTDGK; this comes from the coding sequence ATGACTGCGTACGGCGTCGCGGACCTTGTCGTCCTCGCGCTCGATTCGACCGGTGCCGTCGACGAGCGGGCGGACGGGAGCGCGACGACGGTCGAACTGAGCGAGACGATCGCGTTCGGCGAGTCGCTGGCTGACCGCGTCCAGCTCCTCGCCGCGCTCTCCTCGCTGACCCGGTCGGGCCTCGTCGAGGAGTCGGTCGACGACGCCGACCGGACACGATATCGGCTGACGGACGCGGGGCACGACCGCGTCGCGGAGCTGCGAACGGAACTGGCCGACGAACGGGTCACCGTTTTCGACGGCACCGACACGATCGAGTGCGACCTGTGCGACGTTCCCGAGACCGTCGATATCTCGGTCGCGGAAGCCCTCGTCCGCCGCTCGCCGTCGGGCGAACTCCTCCTCGAAGCGGCGTTCGACGATGTGGTCGACCGTGTGGAGACGTTCGACCGACTGACGGCGGCGTTCGAGTCGCTCACAACGACGAACCCGGCGGACTCTATCGAGACCGACGCCGGCCAGCCTCCCTCCAACACAACCCAGACGGTCGTCGTCACCGGTGACGCGGGCGTCGGCAAGACGACGGTCGTCGAGGCGTTCGTCGAGCGCGTCCGGGAGCGGTGTGCGGACGTCTTCGTCGGCCGCAGTCGGCCCGGCGGCGATGCGCCGTTCGAACCGATCGAAGCCGCACTCGACGCGGGCGACGCGACCACGCCCGCCTTCGACGTCGACACCGTGCTCGAGACACCCGATGCCGAAACCTACCGGGCCCACCGGACGCGTCTGTACGCCGACGTCGCAACGTGGCTCGAAACGCGCGCGGCCGACGGCCCGGTCGTGCTGGTCGTCGAGGACCTGCAGTGGGCCGATAGCGCGACGCTCGACCTGCTCGCGCACCTCCACTCGTTGCTCGCATCTGCCCCCGTCTTGCTCCTGTGTACGTACCGTGGCGACGGTGTGGACGACGTGGACCCGCTCGGCGAGCGGGTGGGGGCGGACGCCGATGGACCGACCGTCCTCCCGCTCTCGCCGTTCGACCGGGAGACGACGGCGACGCTGGTCGAACACGAACTCGGTCAGCGCGGCGTCCCCGCGGCCTTCACCGACGCCGTCTACACGGTGACGGGTGGGAACCCCCTGTTCGTCGTCGAGACGGTCGCCGCGGCGCTCGAGGACGGCTCGCTCGATCCGCGGGTCGACCGATACCCGACGGATACCGACACCCTCTCCGCGCCGGATGTCGTCGAGACGACGATCCGCCGCCGGTTCGACCGCCTCGACGACGAGACGCGCGAACTGGTCGACGTCGGCGCACTCGTCGACGAACCGATCACCGTCGAGACCCTCGGCGCGCTCTGTGCGCTCTCGCCGACGCGACTGCGAGACCGGGTCGACCTGCTCGTCGACGCCGGCATCTGGCGTGAGACGGACGGCGGGTATCGATTCCGCAGCGACGTCCTCCGGAGCGGCGCCAGATCGGCACTCGACGCGGACCGTCGTCGGGACCGCCACCGGGAGATCGCCACCCTGCTGGCAGCCGACGATGACCCGAACCACGCCCGGATCGCGACGCATTTCGATCGGGCGGATGAGGCGGCGGCTGCCCTCGAACAGTACCAACTCGCAGCCGCGGACGCGGAAGCCACGTACGCTCACGACGTAGCGGCCGCACACTACGAACGCGCCCTGTCGATCGCACGCGACCTCGACCGTGACGACGACGCGCTGGCCCTGCTCGAATCGCTCGGCGACAGTTACTACACCCGCGGCGAGTTCGACGCGGCAGACCGGTACTTCCGGTACGTCCGTGAGGCCACCGACGAGCCGGACCGGATCCGGCGCAGTTACTACTACCAGGCCCGGATGCACTTCGAGCAGAGCGAGTACGAGCAGACGAAGACGTTCGCCCGGCGCGGCCTCGACGTCGGCGGTGACGAGGTCACCGAGGCAGTCTGCTGGCTCGTCGATTACCTCGGCAGCGCGCACATGAAGTGCGGCGAGCACGAGGCGGCGGTCGAGCAGTTCGAGCGCCAGCGGACGCTCGCCGAGTCGATCGACTTCGCGCTCTCGCTTGGTCGATCCCACCAGAATCTCGCCAACGTCTCTCGCCGCACCGGGGCGATCGAGGAGGCCGTCGAGTACGGCGAACGAGCCGTCTCGTTGCTCGAAACGGCGTCGGCCGACCGCGAACTCGCCCGCTGTCTCAACGACGTCGCGCTCGTCTACCGGAGCGCGGGGCGGACCGACGCGTACGTCGAGACGCTCGAACGCTGTCACGACGTCGCCGAGGAGACGGGAAACGTTCGGGCGCGCATCCTCGCCAAGCACAACCTCGGCGTCGCCGCTCAGAGCCGGGGCGACTGGGAAGACGCACGGTCGTACTACGAGGACGTCATCGACCTTGGTGAGCGTGCCGGCGACGCAGACACGGTCGCGACCGCGCTGTGGAACCTGGGCGCCATGGACCTGTCCGTCGGCGACGCCCCAGGGGCGATCGACGGGTTCGAACGGGCACTCTCGCTCGTCGACGAATCGGAAGCGGTCGAACAGCGGACCCACTTTCACACCCACCTGAGTCGGGCCTACCAGCTTGCCGACGACGTCGATGCCGCGCGCTGGCACGTCGCGATGGGACTCAGACTGGCCGCCGAACACGACCTCTCTCACCTGCGGGGGGCCAGCGCGATCAACGCCGCGGCGCTCGAACGGGCGCAGGGGGCCGTCGACCCGGCGCTCGAACACCTGCAGTCGGCCACCTCGATTCTCGGCTCTATCGAGGACGTTCGCACCGAAACCTCCCTGCTCGACCAGTTCGCTCGGACACACCTGGCGGCCGACGAGCCCGGCACTGCGATCGAATATGCCCGCCGTGCGCACGATGTCGCGCCCGAGGGCAACCGACAGGAGACGATAGCCGTCGAGGTAACCCTGGGCGCGGCGCTTCGTGCCACCGGGCAGCGAGCGGCGGCCCGGGATCGCCTCGAGACCGCCCTCGCCGACGCATCGGGCCTCTCCGCGCTCGCGGAAATTCGCGCCCGGCGTGAACTGGCGCGCCTCGAACGTGACGAAGGGAACACCGGTCACGCGCGTGAGCACTACGAAACCGGGATCGAACTCGCGGCATCGGCCGGAATGACGCTGTACGAAACGCAGTTGTCGGACGAGGTAGCGGTACTCGACGCGGACGTCGCCGTGACTGACGGCAAGTAG
- a CDS encoding PAS domain-containing sensor histidine kinase has protein sequence MDDRGLDGADELTILSRSELADRVRQRTADLENLMDTMVDVLVKLGPDGRIRMANEAVGEMLGYDPDELVGKPIDYVLAESSDDVELSSMLHSGELIEHLLREGSVTDLESYFETKDGEAVPTSLSASVMTDDAGSVEGIVCVATDTTERTEAKERAEFLHSVLRHDLGNKLTVIDGYLDLLAETDLTDQQREYHAYAENGVTEAIDLVENVRTLHQLDADEELSSISLSRVIRETVDRHADLASQHDVDVETDVDELHVTGGTLLKELFANLVENALVHSGGTQIRIRTAATDDAVTVFVEDDGDGIDPADHERIFDRGVSIGESGGTGLGTHLAAEIADTYGGELTVDDSPLGGAQFCVHLERAR, from the coding sequence ATGGACGATCGGGGCCTGGACGGGGCGGACGAACTGACGATTCTCTCGCGGTCGGAGCTCGCGGACCGGGTTCGCCAGCGGACCGCCGACCTGGAGAACCTGATGGACACGATGGTCGACGTCCTCGTGAAGCTCGGCCCCGACGGCCGGATCCGTATGGCGAACGAGGCCGTCGGGGAGATGCTCGGCTACGACCCCGACGAGCTCGTCGGCAAGCCGATCGACTACGTCCTCGCCGAGTCGAGCGACGACGTCGAACTCTCCTCGATGTTACACTCGGGCGAGCTGATCGAGCACCTCCTTCGTGAAGGGAGTGTCACCGATCTGGAGAGTTACTTCGAGACCAAAGACGGCGAGGCCGTGCCGACGAGCCTCTCCGCGTCGGTGATGACGGACGACGCGGGCAGCGTCGAGGGGATCGTCTGCGTCGCGACCGACACGACCGAGCGAACCGAAGCCAAAGAGCGCGCCGAGTTCCTCCACTCCGTGCTCAGACACGACCTGGGGAACAAACTCACCGTCATCGACGGCTACCTCGACCTGCTCGCCGAGACGGATCTGACCGACCAGCAGCGAGAGTACCACGCGTACGCGGAGAACGGCGTCACCGAGGCGATCGACCTCGTCGAGAACGTCCGGACGCTCCACCAGCTCGACGCCGACGAGGAACTCTCGTCGATCTCACTTTCCAGAGTGATTCGCGAGACCGTCGATCGCCACGCCGACCTGGCGAGCCAGCACGACGTCGACGTCGAGACCGACGTGGACGAACTCCACGTCACAGGCGGCACGCTGCTCAAAGAACTCTTCGCCAATCTCGTAGAAAACGCCCTGGTCCACTCCGGTGGCACCCAGATCCGCATTCGGACGGCCGCCACCGACGACGCCGTGACCGTCTTCGTCGAGGACGACGGCGACGGTATCGATCCGGCCGACCACGAGCGCATCTTCGATCGCGGCGTCTCGATCGGCGAGTCCGGCGGGACGGGCCTCGGTACCCACCTCGCCGCCGAGATCGCGGACACCTACGGCGGCGAACTCACCGTCGACGATTCGCCCCTGGGCGGCGCCCAGTTCTGCGTTCACCTGGAGCGTGCCAGGTAG
- a CDS encoding PINc/VapC family ATPase has product MHVVPDTSVVIDGRVSASIADGTFADATVSVPEAVVAELESQANDGLDSGWEGLSELDSLAGLADDGEIDLEYIGERPTAGERGRASEGEIDALIRDLAEERDATFVTSDVVQAEVAKAKGLTVEYISPKSRDVGTLTIEDFFDDETMSVHLKTDTIPKAKRGALGEMRYEEIADELTDEATMDEWAREVVDGAKESPDGFIELTEPGMKIVQFRDYRIAVARPPFADGIEITAVRPIAQTDLEDYEHADELKERLLERQRGVLVSGSPGAGKSTLAQAIARYLETHDYAVKTMEKPRDLQVGPEITQYTALGGKMEKTADALLMVRPDYTIYDEVRKTDDFEVFADMRLAGVGMIGVVHATRPIDALQRLIGRVELGMIPQIVDTVVYVDAGEIDTVYDVQTTVKVPAGLTEEDLARPVIQVTDFQTGVPAYEIYTFNRQVVTVPLDDDEDGPGARESGVDRIAKQEIEREIRSIARGYVEVRLKSQDKAVVYVEDDDISSVIGKGGGRITDVENRLGISIDVRTHEENPHSGGGDGDATAGAGSANGGRSGGAQPTGDPVGQLVQPEITSRHVVIPVEGHDGETVEVQAAGEYLFTATVSRGGEIQVSRGSAIADELEDAIDHTEPITVVSS; this is encoded by the coding sequence ATGCACGTCGTGCCGGATACCAGTGTGGTGATCGACGGCCGCGTCTCGGCCTCGATCGCGGACGGGACGTTCGCGGACGCGACGGTGTCGGTCCCCGAGGCCGTCGTGGCGGAACTCGAGTCGCAGGCCAACGACGGCCTCGACAGCGGCTGGGAGGGGCTCTCGGAACTCGACTCGCTGGCCGGCCTGGCCGACGACGGCGAGATCGATCTCGAGTACATCGGCGAGCGCCCGACGGCGGGCGAACGAGGGCGCGCCTCGGAGGGCGAGATCGACGCACTCATTCGCGATCTGGCCGAGGAACGTGACGCGACGTTCGTCACGAGCGACGTCGTCCAGGCCGAAGTCGCGAAGGCCAAGGGCCTCACCGTCGAGTACATCTCGCCGAAGTCGCGAGACGTGGGAACGCTCACGATCGAGGACTTCTTCGACGACGAGACGATGAGCGTCCACCTCAAGACGGACACGATCCCGAAGGCCAAGCGGGGCGCCCTGGGCGAGATGCGCTACGAGGAGATCGCCGACGAGCTGACGGACGAGGCGACGATGGACGAGTGGGCCCGCGAGGTGGTCGACGGCGCCAAGGAGTCCCCCGACGGCTTCATCGAACTCACGGAGCCGGGGATGAAGATCGTCCAGTTCCGCGACTATCGTATCGCGGTCGCTCGCCCGCCGTTCGCCGACGGCATCGAGATCACGGCCGTCCGACCGATCGCCCAGACCGACCTCGAGGACTACGAACACGCCGACGAATTGAAAGAGCGTCTCCTCGAGCGCCAGCGCGGCGTCCTCGTCTCCGGCTCGCCGGGGGCCGGGAAGTCGACGCTCGCCCAGGCGATCGCGCGCTACCTCGAGACGCACGACTACGCGGTCAAGACGATGGAGAAACCGCGAGACCTCCAGGTCGGCCCCGAGATCACGCAGTACACCGCCCTCGGCGGCAAGATGGAGAAGACGGCCGACGCCCTCCTGATGGTCCGGCCGGACTACACCATCTACGACGAGGTCAGAAAGACCGACGACTTCGAGGTGTTCGCGGACATGCGCCTGGCGGGCGTCGGCATGATCGGCGTCGTCCACGCGACGCGTCCGATCGACGCCCTCCAGCGGCTCATCGGCCGGGTCGAACTCGGCATGATCCCCCAGATCGTCGACACCGTCGTCTACGTCGACGCCGGTGAGATCGACACGGTCTACGACGTCCAGACGACGGTCAAGGTCCCCGCGGGCCTGACCGAGGAGGACCTCGCCCGCCCGGTCATCCAGGTGACGGACTTCCAGACCGGCGTTCCTGCCTACGAGATCTACACGTTCAACCGCCAGGTCGTCACGGTGCCCCTCGACGATGACGAGGACGGCCCCGGCGCGCGCGAGTCGGGCGTCGACCGCATCGCCAAACAGGAGATCGAACGCGAGATCCGTTCGATCGCCAGGGGCTACGTCGAAGTCCGTCTCAAGAGCCAGGACAAAGCCGTCGTCTACGTCGAGGACGACGACATCTCCTCTGTCATCGGCAAAGGTGGCGGTCGCATCACCGACGTGGAGAACCGCCTGGGTATCAGCATCGACGTTCGCACGCACGAGGAGAATCCCCACTCCGGCGGGGGCGATGGCGACGCCACCGCGGGTGCTGGCAGCGCGAACGGCGGTCGATCCGGCGGCGCACAGCCGACCGGTGACCCCGTCGGCCAGCTCGTCCAGCCCGAGATCACCTCGCGCCACGTCGTCATCCCGGTCGAGGGCCACGACGGCGAGACCGTCGAGGTCCAGGCGGCCGGCGAGTACCTCTTCACCGCGACGGTGAGTCGCGGCGGTGAGATCCAGGTGTCGAGAGGCAGTGCGATCGCTGACGAACTCGAAGACGCGATCGATCACACGGAACCGATTACGGTCGTTTCGTCGTAG
- a CDS encoding winged helix-turn-helix domain-containing protein, producing the protein MMEAMDSTELGDCPPSAKLVFKVLEYDGPLTQKQIVQESMLSARTVRYALERLEEIGMVDEDIYFADARQSLYRLEEPVAADGGLDDASAADDACCAE; encoded by the coding sequence ATGATGGAAGCAATGGACTCGACGGAGCTCGGCGACTGTCCCCCCAGCGCCAAGCTCGTCTTCAAAGTACTGGAGTACGACGGCCCACTGACCCAGAAACAGATCGTCCAGGAGTCGATGCTGTCGGCCCGGACCGTCCGCTACGCGCTCGAACGACTCGAGGAAATTGGCATGGTCGACGAGGACATCTACTTCGCCGACGCTCGCCAGAGCCTCTACCGACTCGAAGAACCCGTCGCCGCTGACGGCGGGCTGGACGACGCCAGTGCAGCCGACGACGCCTGCTGCGCCGAATAA